Proteins encoded in a region of the Hippopotamus amphibius kiboko isolate mHipAmp2 chromosome 11, mHipAmp2.hap2, whole genome shotgun sequence genome:
- the LOC130831320 gene encoding glutathione S-transferase A1-like isoform X2 has translation MYSEGVIDLAEMIMLFPVCPPDQKDARMTLIRERITNRYLPAFEKVLKGHGQDYLVGNKLSKADIQLVELLYYVEELDPSLLANFPLLKALKTRVSNLPAVKKFLQPGSQRKPRPDEKTIEDARKVFTF, from the exons ATGTATTCAGAAGGCGTGATAGATTTGGCTGAAATGATCATGCTTTTCCCGGTGTGCCCACCTGATCAAAAAGATGCCAGGATGACCCTGATCCGAGAAAGAATAACAAACCGTTATCTTCCTGCATTTGAAAAA GTGTTGAAGGGCCACGGACAAGACTACCTTGTGGGCAACAAGCTGAGCAAGGCTGACATCCAGCTGGTGGAACTTCTCTACTATGTGGAAGAGCTGGACCCCAGCCTTTTGGCCAACTTCCCTCTGCTGAAG GCCCTGAAAACCAGAGTCAGCAATCTCCCTGCCGTGAAGAAGTTTCTGCAGCCTGGCAGCCAGAGGAAGCCTCgcccagatgagaaaactatagAAGACGCCAGGAaggttttcacattttaa